From the genome of Rhizobacter sp. AJA081-3:
CGCTGGTGGTGATCGAGCTCGGCGGCAACGACGCCTTGCGTGGCCTGCCGCTGGCGATGACGCGCGACAACCTGGCGCAGATGGTGAAGGCCTCGCGCGCGGCTGGCGCCAAGGTGCTGGTGCTGGGCATGCAGGTGCCGCCCAACTATGGCCGCAAGTACGGTGACGACTTCTTCGCCCTGTTCCCGGCGGTGGCCCGGGCGGGTGGCGCCGCGCTGGTGCCCTTCCTGCTCGAGGGCGTGGCGAACGCGCCCAACGCCGAAGCGATGTTCCAGCCCGACCGCATCCATCCGGTGGCCGCGGCGCACCCGGTGATGCTGGGCAACGTCTGGCCGGTGCTGGCGCCCCTGCTCAGGTAGCGCTTCGCGAGCTCGGTCGGCTCAGCGCTCGCGCACTGCCCCCGGGCGGTCGTCGCGCTCGCGGCGTTGTTCGGGCGCACGTTGCGGCTCGGCCTGCGGCGCTCGCGCGCCCGCATCGGGCCGATTGGCTTGCCCGTTCTGCTGGCCGGCGCCGCGCATCACCGCCCCTGGGTTCACCGCGGGCACCGGCGTGGCCGCCGGGCGCTGAACGGGTACCACC
Proteins encoded in this window:
- a CDS encoding arylesterase; translated protein: MNESRVRHAATRRDWLAHCSLLALGLWAAGANAATPTATASPKAATILVVGDSLSAEYGLPRGAGWVALLEQRLAKEGFAASVVNASISGDTSSGGRSRLPALLKQHRPTLVVIELGGNDALRGLPLAMTRDNLAQMVKASRAAGAKVLVLGMQVPPNYGRKYGDDFFALFPAVARAGGAALVPFLLEGVANAPNAEAMFQPDRIHPVAAAHPVMLGNVWPVLAPLLR